Proteins encoded in a region of the Leifsonia sp. PS1209 genome:
- the ispD gene encoding 2-C-methyl-D-erythritol 4-phosphate cytidylyltransferase produces the protein MSPRLAVVIVAAGSGTRLGAELPKAFVALGGSTLLERSVHAVAGMSEEAQVVVVAPAELVGDATELASRAFGAPVSVVAGGMTRQQSVAAGIAVLADSVEVVLVHDAARALTPSSLFDDVVSAVDARGHGVVPGLPVSDTIKRVGADGEIHETVDRSVLSAVQTPQGFPLADLAAAYAAAASEETDDAALVAASGRAVSVIPGDARAFKITTPWDLRRAEELIAGSAAAAHAAPRIGFGTDTHAFDLSAELWLAGLHWPGEAGLAGHSDGDAVAHAITDALLAAAGLGDIGGVFGTSDPRFVGAHGSVFLTETRRLVEQAGFRIGNVSVQLVGNRPKFAPRRAEAEALLGGILGAPVSVSATTTDGLGFTGRGEGIAAFATALVIHSRQV, from the coding sequence GTGTCGCCGCGCCTCGCGGTGGTGATCGTCGCCGCCGGTAGTGGCACGCGTCTGGGTGCAGAGCTCCCGAAAGCCTTCGTGGCTCTCGGGGGCTCTACTCTTCTCGAGCGTTCGGTGCATGCCGTCGCGGGAATGAGCGAAGAGGCGCAGGTCGTGGTCGTCGCCCCCGCGGAGCTCGTCGGGGACGCGACGGAGCTCGCATCCCGAGCTTTCGGCGCGCCCGTCTCCGTCGTGGCGGGCGGGATGACCAGGCAGCAGTCCGTTGCGGCCGGCATCGCCGTGCTCGCGGACTCCGTCGAGGTCGTGCTGGTGCATGACGCCGCTCGGGCGCTCACTCCGTCGTCGCTGTTCGACGACGTCGTCTCGGCGGTGGATGCGCGGGGTCACGGTGTCGTGCCCGGCCTGCCGGTGAGCGACACGATCAAGCGCGTCGGCGCCGACGGGGAGATCCACGAGACCGTCGACCGGTCCGTGCTGTCCGCCGTGCAGACGCCGCAGGGCTTCCCGCTGGCCGACCTCGCCGCCGCGTACGCAGCAGCGGCGTCGGAGGAGACGGACGACGCCGCGCTGGTCGCCGCATCCGGTCGGGCGGTCTCCGTCATCCCGGGCGACGCGCGCGCGTTCAAGATCACCACGCCGTGGGACCTGCGCCGGGCGGAGGAGCTGATCGCCGGGTCTGCCGCTGCCGCCCACGCTGCGCCGCGCATCGGGTTCGGAACGGACACGCACGCATTCGACCTGTCGGCGGAGCTGTGGCTCGCCGGACTGCACTGGCCGGGGGAGGCCGGGCTCGCCGGGCATAGCGACGGGGATGCCGTCGCGCACGCGATCACGGATGCGCTGCTCGCCGCCGCGGGCCTCGGCGACATCGGCGGCGTGTTCGGCACGAGCGATCCGCGATTCGTCGGTGCTCACGGATCCGTGTTCCTGACGGAGACCCGACGTTTGGTCGAGCAGGCGGGATTCCGGATCGGGAACGTGTCCGTGCAGCTGGTCGGCAACCGGCCGAAGTTCGCGCCGCGACGTGCGGAGGCCGAGGCGCTGCTCGGCGGCATCCTCGGCGCCCCGGTGTCGGTATCCGCGACCACGACGGACGGCCTCGGGTTCACCGGCCGCGGCGAGGGCATCGCCGCGTTCGCCACCGCCCTCGTTATCCACAGCCGACAGGTCTGA
- a CDS encoding CarD family transcriptional regulator → MLFEVGETVVYPHHGAATITEVKKRIIKGEEKLYLKLNVTQGDLTIEVPAENVDLVGVRDVIGKEGLDRVFEVLRAPFTEEPTNWSRRYKANLEKLASGDVIKVSEVVRDLWRRDQDRGLSAGEKRMLAKARQILISELALAEKTDDEKASSLLDEVLAS, encoded by the coding sequence ATGCTTTTCGAGGTTGGCGAAACCGTCGTTTACCCCCACCACGGTGCTGCGACTATCACCGAAGTCAAGAAGAGAATCATCAAGGGTGAAGAGAAGCTGTACCTCAAGCTCAACGTGACCCAGGGCGACCTCACCATCGAGGTTCCCGCTGAGAACGTCGACCTCGTCGGCGTCAGGGACGTTATCGGCAAAGAGGGTCTCGACCGCGTCTTCGAGGTTCTGCGCGCTCCGTTCACCGAGGAGCCCACCAACTGGTCCCGCCGCTACAAGGCGAACCTTGAGAAGCTCGCCTCCGGCGACGTCATCAAGGTCTCCGAGGTCGTCCGCGATCTGTGGCGCCGCGACCAGGACCGCGGCCTGTCCGCCGGTGAGAAGCGGATGCTCGCGAAGGCTCGTCAGATCCTGATCTCCGAGCTCGCGCTCGCCGAGAAGACCGACGACGAGAAGGCATCGAGCCTGCTCGACGAGGTCCTGGCCTCCTGA
- the rlmB gene encoding 23S rRNA (guanosine(2251)-2'-O)-methyltransferase RlmB, translating to MKNSGGKPRAGAVRKSRKGPQVGSGGQGRQALEGKKPTPKAEDRPYHPAGKAKAARERYAAAGGRGKPGEGRGQGSGQGRGRGDTAPRGASGAARRAKSGDESEIVTGRNSVVEALRAHIPASTLYIAARVEMDERVKEILSIATGRGLPILEVMRPELDRLAGRDAVHQGVALKVPPYEYAHPADLLDLTIRKGETPLFVALDGITDPRNLGAIIRSTAAFGGQGVIVPQRRSVGMTASAWKTSAGAAARTPVAMAANLTQTLKAFKEAGVFVLGLDGGGDVSLPGLSFADRPVVIVVGSEGKGLSRLVTETCDAIVSIPITATTESLNAGIATSVTLYEIAKLRAEAKK from the coding sequence ATGAAGAACTCGGGTGGAAAGCCCCGCGCCGGGGCCGTGAGGAAGAGCCGCAAGGGTCCCCAGGTGGGCTCGGGCGGACAGGGCAGGCAGGCACTCGAAGGCAAGAAGCCGACGCCGAAGGCCGAGGACCGGCCGTACCACCCCGCCGGCAAGGCGAAGGCGGCGCGCGAGCGCTACGCCGCAGCGGGCGGGCGCGGCAAGCCGGGCGAAGGCCGTGGTCAGGGCTCCGGCCAGGGCCGCGGGAGGGGCGACACCGCGCCGCGCGGCGCATCCGGTGCTGCACGCCGCGCCAAGTCGGGCGACGAGAGCGAGATCGTCACCGGCCGCAACTCCGTGGTCGAGGCGCTGCGCGCGCACATCCCCGCCAGCACTCTCTACATCGCCGCGCGCGTCGAGATGGACGAGCGGGTGAAGGAGATCCTGTCGATCGCCACCGGTCGCGGTCTCCCGATCCTCGAGGTCATGCGTCCGGAGCTCGACCGCCTGGCCGGCCGCGACGCCGTGCACCAGGGTGTCGCGCTCAAGGTGCCGCCGTACGAGTACGCGCACCCGGCCGACCTGCTCGACCTCACCATCCGCAAGGGGGAGACGCCGCTGTTCGTCGCCCTCGACGGCATCACAGACCCCCGCAACCTCGGCGCGATCATCCGCTCGACGGCCGCGTTCGGCGGGCAGGGCGTCATCGTCCCGCAGCGTCGCTCGGTCGGCATGACCGCCTCGGCGTGGAAGACGTCGGCGGGCGCCGCAGCGCGCACGCCCGTCGCGATGGCGGCCAACCTCACGCAGACGCTCAAAGCGTTCAAGGAGGCCGGCGTCTTCGTGCTCGGCCTCGACGGCGGAGGCGATGTGTCGCTTCCCGGGCTGTCGTTCGCCGACCGGCCGGTCGTGATCGTGGTCGGCAGCGAGGGCAAGGGACTGTCGCGCCTGGTCACCGAGACCTGCGACGCGATCGTGTCCATCCCGATCACCGCCACCACCGAGTCGCTCAACGCGGGAATCGCCACGAGCGTCACGCTCTACGAGATCGCCAAGCTGCGCGCGGAGGCCAAGAAGTAG
- the cysS gene encoding cysteine--tRNA ligase, whose translation MTVRLYDTKAGVLRDFIPLRDGEVGIYVCGPTVQSSPHIGHLRSALVYDQLRRWLSYRGYRVTLVRNVTDIDDKILVNAEAARESGSAEEWWALAYRFELEFTAGYTALGVQAPTYEPRATASIPQMQEIIARLIERGHAYAAADGSGDVYFDVKSWPSYGELTRQSIDNMEAAADADPRDKRDPRDFALWKGRKADEPASASFPSPWGDGRPGWHIECSAMSRRYLGPQFDIHGGGLDLRFPHHENEIAQSTAAGDAFANYWVHNGLVNVNGQKMSKSLGNSVYAADLLGAARPLVVRYYLGSAHYRSTIDFHDGSLEEAEAALERISGFFERVDRRLAGTRFAGSGVESVPDAFAEAMDDDLAVPQAIAVLHDTVRSGNAALDAEDLEAAAAARGHALAMAEVLGINPLSPHWNTAGSSAADAALGQLVERLLADRQAARQAKDFAAADRIRDELTSAGITIEDTQTVSHWSIES comes from the coding sequence GTGACTGTGAGACTCTACGACACGAAGGCCGGTGTCCTTCGCGACTTCATCCCGCTCCGCGACGGCGAGGTGGGCATCTACGTGTGCGGTCCGACCGTGCAGTCGTCTCCGCACATCGGCCACCTGCGCTCCGCGCTGGTCTACGACCAGCTGCGGCGCTGGCTGAGCTATCGCGGATACCGGGTCACCCTGGTGCGCAACGTCACAGACATCGACGACAAGATCCTGGTCAACGCCGAGGCTGCTCGGGAGTCCGGCAGTGCGGAGGAGTGGTGGGCGCTCGCGTACCGCTTCGAGCTCGAATTCACCGCGGGGTATACGGCGCTGGGTGTGCAGGCGCCCACCTACGAGCCGCGGGCCACGGCGAGCATCCCGCAGATGCAGGAGATCATCGCCCGGCTGATCGAGCGCGGGCACGCGTATGCCGCGGCGGACGGCTCCGGCGACGTGTACTTCGACGTGAAGAGTTGGCCGTCGTACGGCGAGCTGACCAGGCAGAGCATCGACAACATGGAGGCCGCGGCCGACGCAGACCCCCGTGACAAGCGAGACCCGCGCGACTTCGCGCTCTGGAAGGGGCGCAAGGCCGACGAGCCGGCGTCCGCATCCTTCCCGTCTCCGTGGGGAGACGGGCGGCCGGGGTGGCACATCGAGTGCTCCGCGATGTCGCGGCGCTACCTCGGGCCGCAGTTCGACATCCACGGCGGCGGGCTCGACCTGCGCTTCCCGCACCACGAGAACGAGATCGCCCAGTCGACGGCGGCGGGGGATGCGTTCGCCAATTACTGGGTGCACAACGGCCTGGTCAACGTCAACGGACAGAAGATGAGCAAGTCGCTCGGCAACTCGGTCTACGCGGCCGACCTGCTGGGCGCCGCGCGTCCTCTGGTGGTGCGGTACTACCTCGGGTCGGCGCACTACCGGTCGACCATCGACTTCCACGACGGGTCGCTGGAGGAGGCGGAGGCGGCACTCGAACGCATCTCCGGGTTCTTCGAGCGGGTCGACCGCCGGCTGGCCGGAACGCGCTTCGCCGGGAGCGGCGTCGAGAGCGTTCCAGACGCCTTCGCCGAGGCGATGGACGACGACCTCGCCGTTCCGCAGGCCATCGCCGTGCTGCACGACACCGTGCGTTCAGGAAACGCGGCACTGGATGCGGAAGACTTGGAAGCCGCCGCCGCCGCACGCGGGCACGCGCTCGCGATGGCGGAGGTGCTGGGCATCAACCCGCTGTCCCCGCACTGGAACACCGCAGGATCGTCGGCGGCGGACGCCGCCCTCGGCCAGCTGGTCGAGCGGCTGCTCGCCGACAGGCAGGCGGCACGGCAGGCGAAAGACTTTGCGGCAGCAGACCGCATCCGCGACGAACTGACGAGCGCGGGAATCACCATCGAAGACACCCAGACGGTGTCGCATTGGAGCATCGAATCATGA